The genomic DNA GGAGAGCTGTGGGAAGGGGCGCGCTCGTGCGGATGGCGTCCTCGTTCCCCGGGGCGGCCTCAAGGGACACGGCGAATGGTCGGACACGGGGACAGCCCCGATGGCCGTAGAGGTGACTTCGTGGGACGCCGATGCCGCTCAGCGGGACCGGCTCGACAAGCCTGATGGCTACGCGGCCGCCGGAATCCCGGTCTACGTCCTCATCGACCGGGACGACTGCACAGTCACCGTGTTCACTCATCCCGAGGACGGCCGATATCGGCAACAGGTGAACGCGCCGTTCAGCGCCCCCGTCGAGATCCCCGGCCCGGTGAACATCACCCTGGACACCGACCCCCTCAAGGAGTTCGTCGACTGATCACAACCCCCAAACCCCCTTCCCCACCGCCGTGACCCCACCAGCCAACGCCAGCGTCAACACCAGTGCCCGCGCCCGCGGCTCCGGTATCCGCCCCGCCAGCCCCCGCCCGATCACCCCGCCCACCGCCATCGCGGCGACGACGGCGACCCACCGTGCCGTACTCAGCGACGGCACCCCGTTCGCCGCGACCGAGAACGCGTTGACGACGACGCCGTAGAACTGCGCGTTGGGGACGAACTCCCGTACCGTCCAACCCGCGTTGACCGCGTAGAGGGAGATCGGCGGACCGCCGACCCCCGCCGCCGCGTTCATGAAACCGCCCGCCGCACCCGCCGCGACGGCACCGCGCGTGCCCCGAAGTGCCGACACCCGGGCGCCGCGCATCACCAGCAGGACAGCCACCGTCACCAAGCCGCCCATCACCAACAGGAGGACTGGCGGGGGGAGTTGGCGGGTCATCCACGCGCCGGCCGGCACCGTGCAGGCCGCCGCCGCGCACAGCGGGACCATCGCGCGCGCCCGCACCTGACGCCAGCCACCCGCCAGGCCCACGACGCTGATCGCGCCGGCGGCGCAGTTGGCGAGGACGACCCCCTGTGCCGGGCCGAGCAGGAGGACCAGGGCCGGTACGGAGACCAGGGCGAAGCCCATGCCCGTGAGCCACTGGACGGAGGAGCCGAGCAGGACTATCGCGCCGAGCAGTACGTCGGTCGTCATGGACCAACATCATTCATGGGCGGGGGTGTAGCCCGCTACACCCCCGGTTCGGGACCGCACTCCCTCGTCGCGGACCTGCGGAAACGGGATCGTTGAACTCGTCAGCCGGTGAAAGAGCCACCGGCCCGGATCCCGAAGGTGCCCGTCATGAAGAACCTCCTCTCCTCCAGGCCCGTCCTCTGGTTCCTCTTCCTCTTCAACCTCACCGTCGCCGCGGTCGCACCCTTCGTGGTCGACGGAACGCAGGGCGTGATGACCGCCGTGGGGATGGGTGTCGTATCGCTCGGCGCCGGGGTCAGCCTGGTCCGTGACCGTGGTCGGGCGGACACCGCGCGTTAATTGGAGCCGTCCTTGCCGCCCCCTGTACGTCCGTTGCACGGGCGCTAACCGGCCGAAAGCGAGGCTGGAGTCATCCCAAAACACACCAGTACAACTGGAGTTGAGATGACCCGCCGGTCCATCAGCAAGCGTGCAGCCGTCGTCACCGTCACGACCGTCCTGGCCCTCGGCACCCTCGGCACCGTCGCCGCGACCGCCGGCCCCCAGCACGACGCCAAGCCCACCAAGAAGCAGATAGCCGCCCTCTTCGACGGCTGGAACGCCGCGCTGCAGACCGGTGACCCGAAGAAGGTCGCGAACCGGTACGCGCCGGACGCCGTACTGCTGCCGACCGTGTCCAACGAGATCCGCACCGACCGTGCCGAGATCGTCGACTACTTCGAGCACTTCCTGCCGAACAAGCCGGTCGCGAAGAAGGTCGAGACGTACATCAACGTCCTCGACAGCAACTCGGCCATCGACGCGGGTGCCTACGACATCACGCTCACCGACCCGAAGACCGGCGAGAAGCGTGTCGTCGAGGCCCGTTACACCTACGAGTACGAGAAGCGCGGCGGCAAGTGGCTGATCGTCAACCACCACTCCTCGGTGATGCCCGAAGGGTGATGACCACCGACAGCCCGCTTCCGGGAGCGTCCCGCAGGGCCACCGTCCCGCCGTCGTCCGTCACCAACTGACGTACGACGGCGAGGCCCAGGCCCGAACCGGTGCGCCCGGTGAGGCCCTGGCCGCGCCAGAAGCGGTCGAAGGCGCGGGACTTCTCCG from Streptomyces sp. NBC_01478 includes the following:
- a CDS encoding Uma2 family endonuclease, producing the protein MTPRTERQPQMSVEEFEQLERHAPETVRLEFIKGKVQVKPAPDGNHSEIVAWLQRVCMQHLPDLWLHAERGLKTESCGKGRARADGVLVPRGGLKGHGEWSDTGTAPMAVEVTSWDADAAQRDRLDKPDGYAAAGIPVYVLIDRDDCTVTVFTHPEDGRYRQQVNAPFSAPVEIPGPVNITLDTDPLKEFVD
- a CDS encoding sulfite exporter TauE/SafE family protein — protein: MTTDVLLGAIVLLGSSVQWLTGMGFALVSVPALVLLLGPAQGVVLANCAAGAISVVGLAGGWRQVRARAMVPLCAAAACTVPAGAWMTRQLPPPVLLLVMGGLVTVAVLLVMRGARVSALRGTRGAVAAGAAGGFMNAAAGVGGPPISLYAVNAGWTVREFVPNAQFYGVVVNAFSVAANGVPSLSTARWVAVVAAMAVGGVIGRGLAGRIPEPRARALVLTLALAGGVTAVGKGVWGL
- a CDS encoding SgcJ/EcaC family oxidoreductase, translated to MTRRSISKRAAVVTVTTVLALGTLGTVAATAGPQHDAKPTKKQIAALFDGWNAALQTGDPKKVANRYAPDAVLLPTVSNEIRTDRAEIVDYFEHFLPNKPVAKKVETYINVLDSNSAIDAGAYDITLTDPKTGEKRVVEARYTYEYEKRGGKWLIVNHHSSVMPEG